Proteins from one Candidatus Neomarinimicrobiota bacterium genomic window:
- a CDS encoding superoxide dismutase family protein, with protein sequence MRDWIRIVVLAAVVLFIVWRFLGRPQHSTEADQPLTARAVAVLHPTEGCSAGGMVTFTRTDEGIRIVAHLHGLEPGPHGFHIHEYGDCSAPDGTSAGGHFNPTGAPHGGPADDQRHLGDLGNVTADESGHASLEVVDAHLSLEGPHSILGRAVVLHTQADDLTSQPSGAAGARIACGVIGLARE encoded by the coding sequence ATGCGCGATTGGATACGGATAGTTGTTTTGGCTGCAGTGGTGCTTTTTATCGTTTGGCGGTTCCTGGGTAGGCCGCAGCACAGCACTGAGGCTGATCAGCCTTTAACTGCCCGAGCCGTGGCCGTCCTGCATCCCACTGAGGGCTGCTCAGCCGGCGGCATGGTCACTTTTACTCGAACAGACGAGGGTATCCGCATCGTGGCCCATCTGCACGGACTCGAACCCGGACCGCACGGCTTTCACATCCACGAGTATGGTGACTGCAGCGCCCCGGATGGGACCTCGGCGGGTGGCCACTTCAATCCCACGGGTGCGCCCCACGGCGGCCCTGCGGACGATCAGCGCCACCTCGGTGACCTGGGCAACGTCACGGCGGACGAATCGGGCCACGCCTCCCTGGAGGTTGTGGATGCCCACCTGAGCCTCGAAGGACCCCACTCCATCCTGGGCCGCGCGGTGGTCCTCCACACCCAGGCGGACGACCTGACCTCGCAGCCTAGCGGTGCCGCCGGTGCCCGCATAGCCTGCGGCGTTATTGGCCTCGCCAGGGAGTAG